TTCCACCTCGGTCAGCGCGCCCAGCACGGCCTGCTCGTAGGCGATGGCGTAGCGGTCCTGCACGGCCTGCTGCGCCGCCAGCGTGGCGCGCAGGCGCCCGGCGTCGAAGATCGGCGCGGTCAGGCCGGCCACGGCCGAGCCCATGGCGCCATCACCCAGCGCGCCCAGGCTCAGCGCCTGCAGGCCGATGCTGCCGCTGAGCGTGAGCCTGGGCTTGAGGTTGGCCTGGGCCACCGCGCTGCGGCCGGCCTCGGCCTGCCACTGCGCCGCCGCGGCGCGCACGTCGGCACGCTGGCGCAGCGTGTCGGCCGGAATCGGCAGCGCCACGCGGGCCGGCAAAGCCGGCACCGGCCGGGCCGCCGTCAGCTCGGCCGCCAGTGCGCCGGGGGCCAGGCCCAGCAGCAGCTCGAGCTGCTGGCGCGCGCTGGTCACGCCGGCGGCCAGCACGGCGGCCTGCGCGCGGGTCTGGTCGCGGCTGGCGTCGGCGGCGTCCACGTCCAGCGTGCTGGCCAGGCCGGCCTGGCTGCGCCAGGCGGCAATCTGCGCGGTGTCGGCCAACAGGGCCAGATTGGCCTCGGCCGCGGCCTGCTGGGCCTGCAGGCCGCGCAGCGCCACATACTGCCGCGCCACCTCGGCGCGCAGCGTGACCAGCGCATCGCCGTGGGCGGCAGCCGCGGCCGTGGTGTCGGCCACCGCCGCATCCACGCCCGATTGCAGGCGGCCAAACAGATCGAGCTCCCAGCTGGCATCGAAGCCGGCGTCGTACAGGCTGCTGCTGCGGCCGCTGCCAGCCTCGGCACTGCTGCGGCTGCGCGCGGCCGACAGCGAGCCGGTCACGCTGGCCCCGCGCCCGGCCTCGGCCAGCGCCTGGCGCGCCCGCGCCTCGCGCAGCCGCACCAGCGCAGTGCGCAGGTCGGGCGCCTGCTGCTCGGCCTGGGTGATCAGGCGCTGCAGCTGCGCGTCGCCCAGTTCGGCCCACCAGGCCTCGGGCACCCGCTCGGCCGCGGCGCTGCCGGCCGGGGCCTGTTGCCAGGCCGGCGGCGCTGCGGCGGCGCCGGGCGGCTGCAGCGGGGCCGTGGCGGTGGCGCAGGCGCCCAGCAGCGCGGCGGCCACCAGGCCCAGGGCCGGGCCCAGGCCACGCGGCAGCGCGCTGGCGGCCGCGGCCAGGGCGCGGCGGGCGGGGCCTGGCCATGGCCTGGCCGGTGGGGGACGGCGATCACAAAGTCTCATGGTTTGACCTTAGCGCGCCCAGGTGAAGCTATGTTTCCGCCCCGCTGCGCGATGGTTGAGGGGCCTGTCCTGGATCAAGAAACCCGGGTCTGCTGGCATATGCTCATGCTGCAAACGCGCTTGCCCGGCGGCCCCAGGCACCGCAGCATGGGCGGCTTGGCAGTGCGTTGCCGGGCCGGCCCGGCAACGCCCAACCCCCGGTCAAACCTCCGCAGAAAGCGATTTCCCACGATGCGCCCCCGCCCACCCCGCCCCCTGCATGTGCCCCGGCTCGTGCTGCCGCTG
The genomic region above belongs to Aquabacterium sp. OR-4 and contains:
- a CDS encoding efflux transporter outer membrane subunit; amino-acid sequence: MRLCDRRPPPARPWPGPARRALAAAASALPRGLGPALGLVAAALLGACATATAPLQPPGAAAAPPAWQQAPAGSAAAERVPEAWWAELGDAQLQRLITQAEQQAPDLRTALVRLREARARQALAEAGRGASVTGSLSAARSRSSAEAGSGRSSSLYDAGFDASWELDLFGRLQSGVDAAVADTTAAAAAHGDALVTLRAEVARQYVALRGLQAQQAAAEANLALLADTAQIAAWRSQAGLASTLDVDAADASRDQTRAQAAVLAAGVTSARQQLELLLGLAPGALAAELTAARPVPALPARVALPIPADTLRQRADVRAAAAQWQAEAGRSAVAQANLKPRLTLSGSIGLQALSLGALGDGAMGSAVAGLTAPIFDAGRLRATLAAQQAVQDRYAIAYEQAVLGALTEVESALATLAGRRAQVQALDTAARSARQVATLARLRYDSGLIDFRAVLDAQRTALGLDDSLAGARADALAAWIALYKALGGGWREPADAPGATSSLPSPTADAALAAARGHQP